Proteins from a genomic interval of Orbaceae bacterium lpD02:
- a CDS encoding molecular chaperone: protein MKITILFFSLFFSLCSFANNIIVNGTRFIYPGNEKEITVQMTNTADRPAIAQAWLDNGDPNESPDTIKTPFQITPPISRIEAKGGQVLRIKLMNKQAIPTDRESLWWLNILDIPALSKKEGKDENVLQLAIRSRFKFIYRPTGLGTPESAVEKLSLIPKGNQLSIDNKSPFYVTVTKISTDNKGALNDKTLMIAPYSVETLTLSKALKSGEVVTINYLNDYGADVANTVKVK, encoded by the coding sequence ATGAAGATCACAATACTTTTTTTTAGTTTATTTTTTAGCCTTTGTTCATTTGCAAATAATATTATTGTTAATGGAACTCGATTTATTTATCCTGGCAATGAAAAAGAAATTACTGTGCAGATGACTAATACAGCTGATCGTCCTGCAATTGCGCAGGCTTGGCTAGATAATGGTGATCCAAATGAGTCTCCTGATACGATAAAAACACCATTCCAAATTACGCCTCCTATTTCTCGTATTGAAGCGAAAGGTGGACAAGTACTACGTATTAAATTGATGAATAAGCAAGCCATACCAACTGATAGAGAAAGTTTGTGGTGGCTAAATATTCTTGATATTCCAGCTTTATCTAAAAAAGAGGGTAAAGATGAAAATGTTTTACAATTAGCCATTCGTTCGCGTTTTAAATTTATCTATCGCCCTACAGGATTAGGTACTCCGGAGTCGGCAGTTGAAAAATTATCCTTGATTCCTAAAGGAAATCAATTATCTATTGATAATAAATCGCCTTTTTATGTTACAGTAACTAAAATCTCAACTGATAATAAAGGTGCATTAAATGATAAAACATTAATGATTGCGCCGTATTCGGTAGAGACATTAACCCTTAGTAAAGCATTAAAATCGGGTGAGGTTGTTACGATTAACTACCTTAATGACTATGGTGCTGATGTCGCAAACACCGTTAAAGTTAAATAA
- a CDS encoding fimbrial protein: MKKVLLATTLATLFATSMAHGATPDVTGGQVNFFGLVTNVSCTISVDGQGSDASVYLAPISINEITKADTLFRPKSFTIDVSNCMPAAEEGKTKTISVNWTGGNLLAGVNNGYLANTHGVLGAQNVQFVLSTDSSSALTNKIIPGDNSQPQANGAIISSANGDISRFTYYVGYVSSEPAKVTAGQVTSYATYEITYE; the protein is encoded by the coding sequence ATGAAAAAAGTATTATTAGCAACTACATTAGCAACATTATTTGCAACATCAATGGCTCATGGAGCTACGCCTGATGTTACCGGTGGTCAAGTTAATTTCTTTGGTCTAGTAACAAATGTATCTTGTACTATTTCTGTTGATGGTCAGGGAAGCGATGCAAGTGTGTATCTTGCTCCAATATCAATTAATGAAATAACTAAAGCCGATACTCTATTCAGACCAAAATCATTTACAATTGATGTTAGTAATTGTATGCCTGCTGCTGAGGAAGGAAAAACCAAAACTATTTCTGTAAATTGGACCGGTGGTAATTTATTGGCAGGTGTAAATAATGGCTATTTGGCTAATACTCACGGTGTTTTAGGTGCACAGAATGTTCAATTTGTTTTATCGACTGACTCAAGTTCAGCTTTGACAAACAAAATCATTCCAGGCGATAATAGTCAACCACAAGCAAACGGAGCTATTATTTCGAGTGCTAATGGTGATATTTCTCGTTTCACTTACTATGTTGGGTATGTTTCTTCAGAACCAGCTAAGGTAACGGCAGGCCAAGTAACTAGTTATGCAACTTATGAAATTACATATGAGTAA
- the nudB gene encoding dihydroneopterin triphosphate diphosphatase has protein sequence MCYKNPESVLVVIFCPNTQCCLMLQRQDDASFWQSVTGSLELGETPYQAAIREVKEETSIDIELADYILVDTKQTVEFEIFPQFRHRYAPGVTTNREHWFYLSLPHEIAPILTEHLNYQWLSYDKAAEITLSWNNRQAIECLNNIKDNNS, from the coding sequence ATGTGCTACAAAAATCCAGAATCAGTTTTAGTCGTTATATTTTGTCCTAATACCCAGTGTTGCCTTATGTTACAGCGCCAAGATGATGCTAGTTTTTGGCAATCGGTAACAGGCAGCCTTGAACTCGGGGAGACACCTTACCAAGCGGCTATACGTGAAGTAAAAGAAGAAACAAGTATTGATATTGAACTGGCTGATTATATATTAGTTGATACTAAACAGACGGTTGAGTTTGAAATCTTTCCACAATTTAGACACCGTTATGCACCTGGTGTTACAACTAATAGAGAACACTGGTTCTATTTGTCTTTACCACATGAAATTGCTCCCATTTTAACCGAACATCTCAATTATCAGTGGTTATCTTATGATAAAGCCGCTGAGATCACATTATCATGGAATAATCGGCAGGCAATTGAGTGCTTAAATAATATTAAAGATAATAATAGTTAA
- the aspS gene encoding aspartate--tRNA ligase, which yields MRTIYCGQLNASHINQDVTLCGWVNKRRDLGGMIFIDMRDREGIVQVFFDPQFEQAFKLASELRNEFCIQIKGKVSARPEGQINKDMATGQVEILATELMIFNRSEALPLDFNQNNTEEQRLKYRYIDLRRPEMAKIFKTRANITAFVRHFMNEHGFLDIETPMLTKATPEGARDYLVPSRVHKGEFYALPQSPQIFKQLLMMSGFDRYYQIVKCFRDEDLRADRQPEFTQIDVETSFMTAQQVRDIMEKMIRGLWQKIIKVDLGQFPVMTFAEAMRRFGSDKPDLRNPLEIIDVADLVKYVDFKVFSAPANDEKGRVALLCVPNGASLTRKQLDEYTQFIGVYGAKGMAWVKVNDVSKGLDGVQSPIAKFFNAEQMTAILVRAQAKDGDILLFGADSSKVVTDALGALRLKVGKDLQLTDEKSWAPLWVIDFPMFEENDDGLNAMHHPFTAPKDYSPEKLQTDPLNAVANAYDMVINGYEVGGGSVRIHRNEMQQAVFTILGINEIEQREKFGFLLDALKYGTPPHAGLAFGLDRLSMLLNGTDNIRDVIAFPKTTAAACLLTDAPSPANPASLQDLGIEVSKK from the coding sequence ATGCGAACAATCTATTGCGGGCAATTAAATGCCTCTCATATCAATCAAGATGTAACATTATGTGGTTGGGTTAATAAACGGCGTGATCTTGGCGGTATGATTTTTATTGATATGCGTGATCGTGAAGGGATTGTACAAGTCTTTTTTGATCCCCAGTTTGAGCAAGCCTTTAAGCTAGCCTCTGAGTTACGTAATGAATTTTGTATCCAAATTAAAGGTAAAGTTAGCGCGCGCCCAGAAGGTCAAATTAATAAAGATATGGCAACGGGTCAAGTTGAAATATTGGCAACAGAGCTAATGATTTTTAATCGTTCAGAGGCTTTACCATTAGATTTTAATCAAAATAATACTGAAGAACAACGCCTAAAATATCGCTATATTGATTTACGTCGACCAGAAATGGCTAAAATATTTAAAACCCGCGCTAATATTACTGCGTTTGTGCGTCATTTTATGAATGAGCATGGTTTTTTAGATATTGAGACGCCTATGCTAACTAAAGCAACACCTGAAGGTGCGCGTGATTATTTAGTTCCTAGCCGTGTGCATAAAGGTGAATTTTATGCCTTACCGCAGTCACCGCAGATCTTTAAACAGTTATTAATGATGTCAGGATTTGACCGCTATTACCAAATCGTCAAATGTTTCCGTGATGAAGATTTACGTGCCGACCGTCAGCCGGAATTCACGCAAATTGATGTTGAAACTTCATTTATGACTGCGCAGCAAGTACGAGACATTATGGAAAAAATGATCCGCGGTTTATGGCAAAAAATTATTAAGGTTGATTTAGGTCAGTTCCCGGTTATGACGTTTGCAGAGGCAATGCGCCGCTTTGGTAGTGATAAGCCTGATTTGCGTAATCCACTTGAAATTATTGACGTTGCAGATTTAGTTAAATATGTCGATTTTAAAGTATTTTCCGCGCCAGCAAATGACGAAAAAGGACGCGTTGCGCTACTTTGTGTCCCTAATGGTGCTTCATTAACGCGTAAACAACTTGATGAATATACTCAGTTTATCGGCGTTTATGGCGCAAAAGGAATGGCTTGGGTCAAGGTTAATGATGTATCTAAAGGGTTAGACGGAGTGCAGAGCCCAATTGCGAAATTCTTTAATGCCGAACAGATGACTGCTATTTTAGTAAGGGCTCAGGCAAAAGATGGTGATATTTTATTATTTGGCGCAGACAGTAGCAAAGTGGTTACTGATGCGTTAGGGGCATTAAGGCTTAAAGTCGGTAAAGATTTGCAATTAACTGATGAAAAATCATGGGCACCGTTGTGGGTTATTGATTTTCCTATGTTTGAAGAAAATGATGATGGGCTTAATGCGATGCATCATCCTTTTACTGCGCCAAAGGATTACTCACCAGAAAAGTTACAAACAGATCCTCTTAATGCTGTCGCTAACGCTTATGATATGGTGATTAATGGTTATGAAGTTGGGGGGGGGTCGGTGCGAATTCATCGTAATGAGATGCAACAAGCCGTATTTACTATTTTAGGTATTAACGAAATAGAGCAACGTGAAAAATTTGGTTTCTTGCTTGATGCCTTAAAATATGGCACTCCACCTCATGCTGGACTCGCATTTGGTTTAGACCGTTTATCTATGCTACTCAATGGGACGGATAATATTCGTGATGTTATTGCATTCCCGAAAACGACGGCAGCGGCATGTTTATTAACTGATGCACCAAGCCCTGCAAATCCAGCTTCATTACAAGATCTTGGTATTGAAGTCAGTAAAAAGTAA
- a CDS encoding DUF3100 domain-containing protein: protein MEILKDYRVHLLALLVVIMCEFIGKQAIWVITVYPMLYAMIIGGAISLPKLKILTNKNMHHASSVMIVTLMLLIAKLGVSVGPKINEIFNAKLALIFQEVGHFAGTILLGLPLAMMFGMGREAVGATYSVAREPNIAIVADKYGLDSPEGRGVMAMYVCGTLYGAIWMSILASIIARLDIIHPYALAMGAGIGSGSMMAASLAPISDLYPNIAGEIKAYATAANLMSSVLGIYIYILFSLPFASFLYNVLNRFRNKKSGAK from the coding sequence ATGGAAATATTGAAGGACTATCGAGTGCATCTCCTTGCGCTGTTAGTCGTGATTATGTGTGAATTTATTGGGAAACAAGCCATCTGGGTTATTACTGTATACCCGATGTTATATGCAATGATTATTGGTGGCGCAATTAGTTTACCTAAGCTTAAAATTTTAACGAACAAAAATATGCATCATGCAAGCAGCGTTATGATTGTCACGCTAATGCTTTTGATCGCTAAACTTGGTGTTTCTGTTGGTCCAAAAATCAATGAAATTTTTAATGCTAAACTCGCACTTATCTTTCAAGAAGTTGGGCACTTTGCAGGCACCATCTTACTCGGCTTACCGCTAGCGATGATGTTTGGTATGGGGCGAGAAGCCGTCGGTGCGACTTACTCAGTTGCGCGTGAACCCAATATTGCGATTGTCGCTGATAAGTATGGTCTCGATTCACCAGAGGGACGTGGCGTGATGGCAATGTACGTATGCGGCACATTATATGGTGCAATTTGGATGAGTATTTTGGCAAGCATCATTGCTCGGCTTGATATTATTCATCCTTATGCTCTTGCAATGGGGGCAGGTATTGGTAGTGGTAGCATGATGGCGGCATCACTTGCCCCAATTAGTGATCTCTATCCAAATATAGCCGGAGAAATTAAAGCATATGCCACCGCAGCCAATTTGATGTCTAGCGTACTTGGGATCTACATTTATATCCTATTTTCATTACCCTTCGCTTCGTTCTTATATAATGTACTTAATCGTTTTCGTAATAAAAAATCGGGAGCTAAATAA
- a CDS encoding amidohydrolase, translating to MNKEQLKKQVCQAIAERKADIKAIAEAIWAEPELGYKETKTAEKVEAIFKKLGVEYKNKLALTGVKGRLKGGKGSKHSIAVIGELDAIICADHPAASELSGAAHCCGHNAQIANMIAVTMGLIDSGAMNYLAGDVVPFAVPAEEYVEITYRNRLIEQGKIKYIGGKPELIYRGEFDDIDMALQVHLTSVAKERERGFIEISTTSNGFIGKLIQYKGEAAHAAAAPHVGVNALNAAMMGMMGVHAIRETFQEKDYIRFHPIITQGGDLVNVVPSDVRMESYVRAGNVPAMIDANKRINQALKAGAMAVGAKCEIKDLPGYLPLQNNPTINDLLQSNAEQLIGQENVWIAPHMTGSTDTGDLSHIMPVSHPWIGSVRGVLHGKDYSVFDEDMAYIHPAQMMACTIIDLLYDDAAKADQLMADYQPLMTKEQYLAFLADFDK from the coding sequence ATGAATAAAGAACAACTTAAAAAACAAGTCTGCCAAGCTATTGCTGAGCGAAAAGCAGATATTAAAGCAATCGCAGAGGCTATTTGGGCAGAACCAGAGCTTGGTTATAAAGAGACCAAAACCGCTGAAAAAGTTGAAGCAATATTTAAAAAACTGGGTGTTGAATATAAAAATAAATTGGCACTAACGGGTGTAAAAGGTCGCTTAAAAGGTGGGAAAGGAAGTAAACATAGTATAGCCGTCATTGGCGAACTGGACGCAATTATCTGTGCTGATCACCCTGCTGCTAGCGAATTATCTGGCGCGGCTCATTGCTGTGGGCACAATGCCCAAATAGCCAATATGATCGCAGTTACGATGGGACTTATTGATTCGGGTGCGATGAATTACTTAGCGGGAGATGTTGTACCATTTGCTGTGCCTGCTGAAGAGTATGTCGAAATTACTTATCGTAATCGTTTAATTGAACAAGGTAAAATTAAGTATATTGGCGGCAAACCTGAACTAATCTACCGCGGTGAATTTGACGATATCGATATGGCACTGCAAGTTCATTTAACTAGCGTAGCTAAAGAACGTGAACGAGGTTTTATCGAAATTTCAACAACGAGTAATGGTTTTATTGGTAAGCTAATTCAATATAAAGGTGAAGCTGCCCACGCTGCAGCTGCGCCGCATGTTGGCGTGAATGCGCTTAATGCTGCCATGATGGGGATGATGGGAGTACACGCTATTCGTGAAACGTTTCAAGAAAAAGACTATATTCGTTTTCACCCAATCATTACTCAAGGTGGTGATTTGGTCAATGTGGTACCTAGCGATGTGCGTATGGAAAGCTATGTTCGGGCGGGTAATGTTCCAGCTATGATTGATGCGAACAAGAGGATTAATCAAGCACTTAAAGCAGGTGCAATGGCTGTTGGAGCAAAATGTGAAATTAAAGATCTCCCTGGATATTTACCCTTGCAAAATAATCCAACTATTAACGATTTACTACAAAGCAATGCAGAGCAATTAATTGGTCAAGAAAACGTTTGGATTGCGCCGCATATGACCGGTAGCACCGATACTGGCGATCTCTCTCATATTATGCCCGTTAGCCATCCATGGATTGGTTCTGTTCGTGGCGTTTTACACGGTAAAGATTATAGTGTATTTGATGAAGATATGGCCTATATCCACCCCGCGCAGATGATGGCGTGTACCATTATTGATTTATTGTATGATGATGCGGCAAAAGCCGATCAATTGATGGCGGATTATCAACCACTGATGACGAAAGAACAGTACTTAGCATTCTTGGCTGATTTTGACAAATAA
- a CDS encoding molybdopterin-synthase adenylyltransferase MoeB translates to MQQLTDKELLRYDRQITLKGFDIDKQELLKNKSALIIGVGGLGCSASLYLACAGMGRLTLVDFDTISESNLSRQILYTEQALNHKKVLVAKQRIAQHNPQILIETIDQQLDDNHLITQIRLHDIVVDCSDNIQTREQINRCCYQVKKPLISGAAIRMEGILSVFTYQDNTPCYHCLSMLFGQEQLTCVEAGVMAPLVGMMGSLQAVETIKVLTNYGKPLIGRLLMIDIMTMQFNEISFAKLVNCPVCHEK, encoded by the coding sequence ATGCAACAACTTACCGATAAAGAGCTGCTTCGTTATGATCGTCAAATTACCCTCAAAGGATTTGATATTGATAAGCAAGAATTACTTAAAAATAAATCAGCCTTAATTATTGGCGTTGGAGGCCTTGGCTGTAGTGCATCCTTATATTTAGCCTGTGCCGGAATGGGTCGTTTAACACTTGTTGATTTCGACACGATCAGTGAATCGAATCTCAGTCGGCAAATCCTTTATACCGAACAAGCGCTCAATCATAAAAAAGTATTAGTTGCCAAACAACGAATAGCACAACATAACCCACAAATATTGATCGAAACAATTGATCAACAATTAGATGATAATCATCTGATTACTCAAATTAGACTACATGATATAGTGGTCGATTGTAGCGATAATATCCAAACACGTGAACAAATTAATCGCTGCTGTTATCAAGTTAAAAAGCCGCTTATTTCGGGTGCAGCAATTAGGATGGAAGGCATATTATCCGTATTTACTTATCAAGATAATACACCTTGTTATCACTGTTTAAGCATGCTATTTGGTCAAGAACAACTAACCTGTGTTGAAGCCGGTGTGATGGCTCCTTTAGTTGGTATGATGGGATCGCTTCAAGCAGTTGAAACAATCAAAGTATTAACCAATTATGGTAAACCATTAATAGGTCGCTTATTAATGATCGATATAATGACCATGCAATTTAACGAAATCAGCTTTGCCAAATTGGTCAATTGTCCGGTGTGCCATGAAAAATAG
- the dusC gene encoding tRNA dihydrouridine(16) synthase DusC, with protein sequence MKNSINRVMLAPMEGVLDGFVRELLTEINDYDLCVTEFVRVVNTLLPAKTFYRLCPELHNNAYTKSGTPVRVQLLGSSPEWIAKNAVRAIELGSHGIDLNCGCPAKKVVGSEGGASLLKSPELIYQITTAIRQAIPKEQVLSVKVRLGWESIEERFEIADAAEQGGANEIVVHGRTKEDGYKADKINWQAIGDLRQRLSIPVIANGEIWSYQDGQKCLNASGCDALMLGRGALNLPNLGAIVKHGQKKLAWQDVLNLLKRYIIIDNPYDSGCYHIARIKQWLSYLRKEYDEASELFLKIRAISDKKQLTMLILAQQY encoded by the coding sequence ATGAAAAATAGTATTAATCGAGTAATGTTAGCACCGATGGAAGGCGTGTTAGATGGTTTTGTTAGGGAATTATTGACAGAAATAAATGACTATGATCTGTGTGTGACTGAATTTGTTCGGGTGGTTAATACCCTTTTGCCAGCCAAAACCTTTTATCGACTCTGCCCTGAACTGCATAATAATGCTTATACCAAATCAGGCACGCCTGTTCGCGTACAATTATTAGGTAGCTCACCTGAGTGGATTGCTAAAAATGCAGTTAGAGCAATTGAACTTGGCTCACATGGCATCGATTTGAATTGTGGTTGTCCTGCCAAAAAAGTCGTGGGCAGCGAGGGAGGAGCAAGTCTACTAAAAAGTCCAGAACTTATCTACCAAATAACTACGGCGATTCGTCAGGCAATCCCTAAAGAACAAGTTCTTTCAGTTAAAGTTCGGTTAGGCTGGGAGTCAATTGAAGAGCGCTTTGAAATTGCGGATGCTGCCGAACAAGGTGGCGCTAATGAAATCGTCGTGCACGGACGAACTAAAGAAGATGGTTACAAAGCAGATAAAATCAACTGGCAGGCGATTGGTGATCTCCGTCAACGACTCTCTATTCCAGTCATTGCTAATGGTGAAATATGGAGTTATCAAGATGGGCAAAAATGTTTAAATGCTAGTGGCTGTGATGCACTTATGCTTGGCCGAGGCGCTTTAAATCTACCTAATTTAGGTGCTATAGTTAAACATGGACAAAAAAAATTAGCTTGGCAAGATGTATTAAATTTACTTAAACGTTACATCATAATTGACAATCCTTATGATAGCGGTTGCTACCACATAGCAAGGATCAAGCAATGGTTAAGTTATTTACGCAAAGAGTATGATGAAGCGTCTGAGTTATTTTTAAAAATAAGAGCAATCAGCGATAAAAAACAGCTAACAATGTTGATATTAGCGCAACAATATTAG
- the cas3f gene encoding type I-F CRISPR-associated helicase Cas3f — MNILLISQCKKNALKETRRIIDQFAERSGGRTWQTAITEEGLITLRNLLKRTARKNTAVACYWTRGKNNTELLWLVGDRSQFNDEGRVPTNRTKRNILRSDNENQWQYGSSIQIIATLSALLHDLGKATIGFQNKLKLGTLGDPYRHEWISLQLFMLMIEGCDSNESVLTRLATFEHYQQLNPDWHNKLISVNRDKLNLEKSPSLAQWIGWLIVSHHRMPMTDADERWDRRDNKYKEINSIKQQNTPDYIEDFTPQRFFKKLSAVANWVWNPKADQQNQQHFWQLAKSVTTSKLWLNQLKRWANKALNDFNLKQLAIADYINDPFLLHLSRLALMTGDHNFSSRPRECHIDNSELIANTASDKQAKQYLDEHLLGVAKYTARFARLLPVLDGNLPSLSKHKPFTERSKIQRFMWQNYAVDLTKSISEHANEAGFFGINMASTGCGKTLANSKIMYTLADAKRGIRFTIALGLRVLTLQTGKVLRQKLNLTDEQLAILVGGQANKALFELAQQDNDSCSGSESTENLIDGFVDVYSSAIDADEFGTIIQDHKARSLLLTPLVTCTIDHLIQASENQRGGKHIVPILRLLTADLILDEPDDFDQNDLPALARLVYLSGLFGSKVLLSSATLTPDLVSGLFAAYQAGRKIWQKQQNKPPLPIVCSWFDEFEQQATNIECDDDFNQAHQQFVTARINRLQQASIRRQGVVMPLADYQKNKPENTALDFPLLAQQLIKQAYQLHTEHHNVDPKTTKKISLGLIRLAHTENVIALARAIYQLTDMPTDTQLHIVVYHAKQLLLLRSKLEEKLDRLLSRNEPNALFMHPEIRQELDQSQVNHHLFIVIGTPVTEVGRDHDYDWAIIEPSSMRSIIQLVGRVWRHRPDKVANSPNVAILSSNLKAIKQGNSLGLNKICFYHPGFESDKFRLTTHKSSELITETQLSNINAISRITRPDVWHDKISTLAELEHRVMADLFNIPTDVKHKKRESNEVTSYWCQTLAHSYCVHLQLLTPFRRRARKQIEYVCQFNEDGQNGFRFSPAEIAWQTPNDFSSSKINEQISYQSWAQLFDSDKITPWLTADFHQELIALSHHFPDMPLPRLALQFATITLNDQPYWYYHPWFGFYRGG; from the coding sequence ATGAATATTTTACTTATCAGCCAATGCAAAAAAAATGCCTTAAAAGAGACGCGCCGTATTATTGACCAGTTTGCTGAGCGCAGTGGCGGGCGGACGTGGCAAACAGCTATCACTGAAGAGGGACTAATCACACTACGTAATTTGCTAAAGCGAACAGCCCGTAAAAATACTGCCGTAGCCTGTTATTGGACGCGAGGCAAAAACAATACGGAATTATTATGGTTAGTTGGCGATCGCAGCCAGTTTAATGATGAAGGGCGAGTACCGACTAATCGAACAAAACGCAACATCTTACGCAGCGATAACGAAAATCAATGGCAATACGGCTCATCAATACAAATTATTGCCACACTATCAGCACTTTTACATGATTTAGGTAAAGCCACTATTGGTTTTCAAAATAAACTTAAGCTTGGTACTTTAGGCGATCCTTATCGTCATGAGTGGATCTCATTACAGTTATTTATGCTAATGATTGAAGGGTGTGATAGCAATGAAAGTGTATTGACTCGGTTGGCAACGTTTGAACATTATCAGCAGCTCAATCCAGATTGGCATAATAAATTAATATCAGTTAATAGAGATAAACTCAATTTAGAAAAATCGCCCTCACTAGCACAATGGATTGGTTGGTTAATTGTTTCACATCATCGCATGCCGATGACGGATGCAGATGAGCGGTGGGATAGGCGTGATAATAAATATAAAGAAATAAATAGTATTAAGCAACAAAATACGCCTGATTATATTGAAGATTTTACCCCACAGCGTTTTTTTAAAAAGCTCTCTGCTGTTGCTAATTGGGTATGGAACCCTAAAGCCGATCAACAAAACCAACAACACTTTTGGCAGCTAGCCAAAAGTGTGACAACAAGTAAATTATGGCTAAACCAGCTTAAACGCTGGGCTAATAAAGCGTTAAATGATTTCAATCTAAAGCAGTTAGCAATAGCTGATTATATTAATGATCCATTCTTATTGCATTTATCACGGCTTGCTTTAATGACGGGCGATCATAATTTTTCTAGCCGGCCAAGAGAGTGCCACATAGATAATAGTGAGCTAATCGCCAATACGGCAAGTGACAAACAAGCCAAACAGTATTTGGATGAGCACTTACTTGGCGTAGCAAAATATACCGCTAGGTTTGCGCGTTTATTACCGGTATTAGACGGTAACTTACCTAGCTTGAGCAAACATAAACCCTTTACCGAGCGAAGTAAAATACAACGATTTATGTGGCAAAATTACGCCGTTGATTTAACTAAAAGTATTTCAGAACACGCGAATGAAGCCGGTTTTTTTGGTATAAATATGGCATCAACGGGTTGTGGTAAAACGCTTGCCAATAGTAAAATCATGTATACACTTGCCGATGCCAAGCGCGGTATACGTTTTACAATAGCTCTTGGTCTGCGGGTATTAACCCTACAAACAGGTAAAGTCTTAAGACAAAAACTTAACCTAACGGATGAACAACTAGCTATTTTAGTGGGTGGTCAAGCTAATAAAGCATTATTTGAACTAGCACAACAAGATAATGATAGTTGCTCTGGCAGTGAATCTACTGAGAATTTAATCGATGGCTTTGTCGACGTATACTCCAGCGCAATAGATGCAGATGAATTTGGCACTATTATTCAAGATCATAAAGCGCGTTCATTGTTACTGACACCGCTAGTAACATGTACGATTGACCATTTAATTCAAGCCAGTGAAAATCAACGAGGAGGGAAACATATTGTCCCTATTTTGCGGTTATTAACGGCAGATTTAATTTTAGATGAGCCTGATGATTTTGACCAAAATGATTTACCTGCACTAGCGCGATTAGTCTATTTGTCTGGTTTGTTCGGTAGCAAAGTACTGTTATCATCGGCAACATTAACGCCAGATTTGGTCAGTGGATTATTTGCTGCATATCAAGCAGGGCGTAAAATTTGGCAAAAGCAACAAAATAAACCACCCTTACCGATTGTGTGTAGTTGGTTTGACGAATTTGAGCAACAAGCCACAAATATCGAATGTGATGATGATTTTAATCAAGCTCATCAGCAGTTTGTTACTGCTCGTATCAATAGATTACAGCAAGCTAGTATTCGGCGGCAGGGAGTAGTAATGCCTCTTGCGGATTATCAAAAAAATAAACCTGAAAATACCGCATTAGATTTTCCATTATTAGCGCAGCAACTGATAAAGCAAGCTTATCAGTTGCATACTGAACATCATAACGTCGATCCTAAGACAACCAAAAAAATTAGTCTTGGCTTAATTCGTTTGGCTCATACTGAAAATGTTATAGCGCTCGCAAGAGCAATTTACCAATTAACTGACATGCCGACAGATACTCAGCTTCACATTGTCGTTTACCATGCAAAACAACTGTTGTTACTGCGTAGCAAGTTGGAAGAAAAGCTTGACCGGCTATTAAGCCGTAATGAGCCAAACGCTTTGTTTATGCATCCTGAAATTCGCCAAGAATTAGACCAAAGTCAGGTTAACCATCACCTTTTTATCGTAATTGGCACACCAGTTACAGAGGTAGGAAGAGATCATGATTATGATTGGGCAATAATTGAGCCATCTTCGATGCGCTCAATTATTCAACTCGTTGGACGAGTGTGGCGCCATCGTCCAGATAAAGTAGCCAATAGCCCCAATGTAGCAATTTTAAGCAGTAATTTGAAGGCAATAAAACAAGGGAACTCGTTAGGTTTAAATAAAATTTGTTTTTATCACCCTGGTTTTGAATCGGATAAATTTCGTTTAACGACGCACAAAAGCAGTGAGCTGATAACTGAAACACAGCTTTCTAATATTAATGCAATTTCACGTATTACTAGGCCAGATGTTTGGCATGATAAAATTAGTACATTAGCCGAACTAGAACATCGAGTGATGGCTGATTTGTTTAACATTCCTACAGATGTTAAACATAAAAAACGTGAGAGCAATGAAGTAACCAGTTATTGGTGCCAAACGCTGGCGCATAGCTATTGCGTTCATTTACAACTATTAACGCCTTTCCGGCGCCGAGCACGTAAGCAAATTGAATATGTTTGTCAATTTAATGAAGACGGTCAAAATGGTTTTCGTTTTAGTCCTGCTGAAATTGCATGGCAAACTCCGAATGATTTTAGCTCAAGTAAGATCAATGAACAGATCAGCTACCAATCTTGGGCACAATTATTCGATTCAGATAAAATAACACCTTGGCTAACGGCGGATTTTCATCAAGAGCTTATAGCGTTATCGCACCATTTTCCTGATATGCCTCTACCTCGGTTAGCGCTACAATTTGCTACTATTACATTAAATGACCAACCTTACTGGTATTATCATCCGTGGTTTGGTTTTTATCGTGGGGGTTAA